One genomic region from Pseudorca crassidens isolate mPseCra1 chromosome 11, mPseCra1.hap1, whole genome shotgun sequence encodes:
- the LOC137201943 gene encoding keratin, type II cytoskeletal 6A-like isoform X2, with amino-acid sequence MTSNSTVRSQSGSRRVFSAGSARVPGVNRSGFSSMSVCRSRGSGGFTGVGAGASFGSRSLYGIGGSKRISLGGGSCAFGGGYGGRAGGGLGFGCGAGSGFGFGSGAGGGIGLGGGAGFSGGYGGSGFSICPPGGIQEVTINQSLLTPLNLQIDPTIQRIKTEEREQIKTLNNRFASFIDKVRFLEQQNKVLETKWALLQEQGTKTVRQSLEPYFEQYINNLRGQLDYLVSERSRLDSELRGMQDTVEDFKKKYEDEINKRTSAENEFVNLKKDVDVAYMTKVDLQAKADALIDEINFLRALYEAELAQMQTHVSDTSVVLSMDNNRTLDLDSIIAEVKAQYEEIARRSREEAESWYKCKYEELQSSACRYGDDLCNTKQEIAEINRLIQRLRSEIEHVKKQCTSLQSAIADAEQRGELALRDAKNKLAELENALQKAKQDMAQLLKDYQELMNVKLALDVEIATYRKLLEGEECRLYGEGAGQVNISVVQSTTSSGYGSAGGVSSGYGMGGGGVSSGYGMGGGSGYSYGSGLSVGGGFSSSSGRAIGGGLSSSGGSSSTVKFSTTTSSSGRKGYRP; translated from the exons ATGACTTCCAACTCCACCGTGAGAAGCCAAAGCGGCAGCCGCCGTGTCTTCAGTGCCGGCTCAGCCAGAGTCCCTGGGGTCAACCGCTCTGGCTTCAGCAGCATGTCCGTGTGCCGCTCCAGGGGCAGTGGAGGCTTCACTGGAGTGGGTGCAGGAGCTAGCTTTGGCAGCCGCAGCCTCTATGGCATAGGGGGCTCCAAGAGGATCTCCCTCGGAGGGGGCAGCTGTGCCTTCGGTGGCGGATATGGCGGCAGAGCTGGAGGCGGCCTTGGCTTTGGATGTGGAGCCGGGAGTGGATTTGGTTTCGGCAGTGGAGCTGGTGGTGGCATTGGGCTCGGTGGTGGAGCTGGCTTTAGTGGTGGCTATGGGGGCTCTGGCTTCTCCATCTGCCCCCCTGGAGGCATCCAAGAGGTCACCATCAACCAGAGTCTCCTGACTCCCCTCAACCTGCAAATCGACCCCACCATCCAGCGAATCAAGACTGAGGAGCGGGAGCAGATCAAGACCCTCAACAACAGGTTCGCCTCCTTCATCGACAAG GTCCGATTCCTGGAGCAGCAGAACAAGGTCCTGGAAACCAAGTGGGCCCTGCTGCAGGAGCAGGGCACCAAGACCGTGAGGCAGAGCCTGGAGCCTTATTTCGAGCAGTACATCAACAATCTCAGGGGACAGCTGGACTACCTTGTCTCAGAGAGAAGCCGCCTGGACTCAGAGCTCAGGGGGATGCAGGACACGGTAGAGGACTTCAAGAAGAA ATATGAAGATGAAATCAACAAGCGCACATCAGCAGAGAATGAATTTGTGAATCTAAAGAAG GATGTGGATGTTGCTTACATGACTAAGGTTGATCTACAAGCCAAGGCAGACGCTCTCATAGATGAGATCAACTTCCTCAGAGCCCTCTATGAAGCA GAACTGGCTCAGATGCAAACCCACGTGTCAGATACTTCTGTCGTCCTCTCCATGGACAACAACCGCACCCTGGACCTGGACAGCATCATCGCTGAAGTCAAAGCCCAATATGAGGAGATCGCTCGCAGGAGCCGGGAGGAGGCTGAGTCCTGGTACAAGTGCAAG TACGAGGAGCTGCAGAGTTCAGCGTGCAGATATGGGGACGACCTGTGCAACACCAAACAGGAGATCGCTGAGATCAACCGCCTGATCCAGAGGCTGAGATCTGAGATTGAACACGTCAAGAAGCAG TGCACCAGCCTGCAATCCGCCATCGCCGATGCAGAGCAGCGTGGGGAGCTGGCCCTCAGGGATGCCAAGAACAAGCTGGCCGAGCTGGAGAACGCCCTGCAGAAGGCCAAGCAGGACATGGCGCAGCTACTGAAGGACTACCAGGAGCTCATGAATGTCAAGCTGGCCCTGGACGTGGAGATCGCCACCTACAGGAAGCTGCTGGAGGGCGAGGAGTGCAG GCTGTATGGGGAAGGCGCTGGACAAGTCAACATCT CCGTGGTACAGTCCACCACTTCCAGTGGCTATGGCAGTGCTGGCGGTGTCAGCAGCGGCTACGGCATGGGCGGAGGCGGTGTCAGCAGCGGCTACGGCATGGGCGGAGGCAGTGGCTACTCCTACGGCAGTGGTCTCAGCGTTGGAGGTGGCTTCAGTTCCAGCAGTGGCAGAGCAATAGGTGGTGGCCTCAGCTCCTCCGGGGGCAGCAGTTCCACCGtcaaattcagcaccaccacctcctcctccggcAGGAAGGGCTACAGGCCTTGA